One genomic segment of Pandoraea sputorum includes these proteins:
- a CDS encoding glycosyltransferase: protein MKIVLFVTGLQLGGAETQVADLARGFLARGHDVTLVSLTGPCAIALPTSPQFTLVELKAGKSPGSLIGALARFAAYLRTWRPDVVHAHMVHANLVARVARWFAPVPVLVTSAHSRNEGGRARMLAYRLTDRWTDLTTNVSDDAVAAFVAQRAVPAARIVSMPNGIDTGRYHPDPQARAAWRDASDVLPDAGAPIVFAAGRMVEAKDYPTLIDAFAHVANAMPEARLFIAGEGPLRASVQAQVDACGLTHAVTLLGRRNDIAQWMQAADVYVMSSAWEGLPLVVGEAMASGLPVVSTDCGGVRELLGDAQHGDANNTLVPVGDAQALGDALLRQLRASPEARQTLGAANRERIVTHFSLDAIVTRWLDIYSHLRAMRRAGY from the coding sequence ATGAAGATCGTTTTGTTCGTGACGGGGCTGCAACTCGGCGGCGCGGAAACGCAAGTGGCCGATCTCGCGCGGGGGTTTCTCGCACGTGGCCACGATGTCACCCTCGTCTCGCTGACCGGCCCGTGCGCCATTGCGCTGCCGACGTCGCCGCAGTTCACGCTCGTCGAACTGAAGGCGGGCAAATCGCCGGGGTCGCTGATCGGGGCGCTGGCCCGGTTTGCGGCGTATCTGAGGACCTGGCGGCCGGATGTCGTGCACGCCCATATGGTCCACGCCAACCTGGTAGCACGTGTCGCCCGATGGTTTGCGCCCGTGCCTGTGCTGGTGACGAGCGCCCACAGCCGCAATGAAGGCGGCCGCGCGCGCATGCTCGCCTATCGGCTGACCGATCGATGGACGGATCTGACGACCAATGTAAGCGACGACGCTGTCGCCGCATTCGTCGCACAACGGGCCGTGCCCGCCGCGCGCATCGTCAGCATGCCCAATGGTATCGACACCGGGCGCTACCATCCTGACCCGCAAGCGCGCGCTGCCTGGCGCGATGCGTCCGACGTATTGCCGGATGCTGGCGCGCCCATCGTTTTCGCCGCCGGACGGATGGTCGAAGCGAAGGACTATCCGACGCTGATCGACGCCTTCGCGCACGTCGCGAACGCCATGCCGGAAGCGCGACTGTTCATCGCGGGCGAAGGCCCGTTGCGCGCGTCTGTGCAGGCGCAAGTGGACGCCTGCGGCCTCACGCACGCCGTGACGTTGCTCGGCCGTCGCAACGACATCGCGCAATGGATGCAAGCTGCCGACGTGTACGTCATGTCGTCCGCGTGGGAAGGGCTGCCGCTCGTGGTCGGTGAAGCAATGGCGAGCGGTCTGCCCGTCGTGTCGACGGACTGCGGCGGGGTCCGCGAACTGCTGGGCGATGCGCAACACGGCGACGCAAACAACACGCTCGTGCCCGTTGGCGATGCACAAGCCCTCGGTGACGCCCTGCTTCGCCAACTGCGCGCCAGTCCCGAAGCACGTCAGACCCTCGGCGCGGCTAATCGCGAACGCATCGTCACGCACTTCTCGCTCGACGCCATCGTGACGCGATGGCTCGACATTTATTCGCACCTGCGCGCCATGCGGCGCGCGGGCTACTGA
- a CDS encoding glycosyltransferase family 4 protein gives MATSMASPVLLCSNTFWSIYNFRRGPIAALLAAGHRVHVAAPDDEFAARLAEMGCVVHCVPMAAKGQNPVQDLGLMWRLYRLYRKVRPAVVFHYTIKPNIYGSIAAHFARIPAVSMTTGLGYVFIRESLTTRLARQLYRVAFRHTLENWFLNVEDHRAFVDGGLVALGKTRLLPGEGVDLAHFAKAPWPASDTSPDQPPSPMRFLLIARLLRDKGVLEYVEAARTLRAQMPHVTFQILGAADVENPTAISRGEVEAWQREGIVEYLGTTSDVRPLIANAHCVVLPSYREGLSRTLLEASAMGRPLIASDVPGCRDVIDNGVTGHLVPARDAAALTACLRAVAGTSSAELAQMGDAGRAKVAREFDEHVVIAEYFRILGSLSVSC, from the coding sequence ATGGCAACGTCAATGGCATCTCCGGTCCTGCTCTGCTCCAACACCTTCTGGTCGATCTACAACTTCCGGCGTGGCCCCATCGCCGCGTTGCTCGCCGCAGGCCACCGGGTGCACGTCGCCGCGCCCGACGACGAATTTGCCGCACGGCTCGCCGAAATGGGTTGTGTCGTCCACTGTGTGCCGATGGCAGCCAAAGGTCAGAACCCGGTGCAGGACCTCGGGTTGATGTGGCGGCTCTATCGGCTGTACCGGAAGGTGCGGCCCGCCGTCGTCTTTCACTACACCATCAAGCCGAACATCTACGGTTCCATCGCCGCACATTTCGCGCGCATCCCTGCCGTGTCGATGACGACCGGTCTCGGCTATGTCTTCATTCGCGAATCGCTGACGACGCGACTCGCGCGTCAGCTCTACCGCGTGGCGTTCCGTCACACGCTCGAGAACTGGTTTCTCAACGTCGAGGACCATCGTGCCTTTGTGGATGGCGGACTCGTCGCGCTCGGCAAGACACGTCTGCTGCCGGGGGAAGGCGTCGACCTCGCGCACTTCGCCAAGGCCCCGTGGCCAGCATCCGACACTTCGCCCGATCAGCCCCCTTCGCCGATGCGGTTTCTGCTCATCGCGCGACTGCTGCGCGACAAAGGCGTGCTGGAGTACGTGGAAGCCGCGCGAACGCTGCGTGCGCAAATGCCACACGTCACATTCCAGATACTGGGTGCGGCAGATGTCGAGAACCCCACGGCCATCTCACGTGGCGAAGTCGAGGCATGGCAACGCGAAGGCATCGTCGAGTACCTCGGCACGACCAGCGACGTGCGACCGCTCATCGCTAACGCCCATTGTGTGGTGCTGCCGTCGTACCGCGAAGGCCTCTCGCGCACGTTGCTCGAAGCCAGTGCGATGGGTCGACCGCTCATCGCAAGCGACGTGCCGGGCTGCCGCGATGTGATCGACAACGGTGTCACCGGGCATCTCGTGCCTGCGCGCGACGCCGCTGCGTTGACTGCCTGTCTGCGCGCGGTGGCCGGGACATCCTCGGCCGAGCTCGCGCAGATGGGCGACGCCGGGCGTGCTAAAGTAGCGCGCGAATTCGACGAACATGTCGTCATTGCAGAGTATTTTCGGATTCTCGGATCCCTTTCCGTATCATGCTGA
- a CDS encoding MraY family glycosyltransferase, with amino-acid sequence MLSLAIALVVSFVATLLIVRYAHVHARFSGDSDVAGVQKFHVRPVPRIGGVGILAGLLVAATALGFSYPKVSRDILLLVACGLPAFLSGFIEDLTKKVSPTVRLVCTMFAALLAWLVLDIHITRIDIGPVDRALIVAAVSVPLTVLCVAGMANAVNIIDGFNGLAAMVAMIMFASLGYVGFQVQDPIVLTTSMIMVGAILGFFIFNFPGGLIFLGDGGAYFLGFMLAEIAVLLVMRNPQVSPWYPALMVIYPAFEVCFSIYRKRFVRGMSPGIPDGVHLHMLVYKRLMRWAAGARTASALTQRNSLTSPYLWLLCLLAVIPATVFWRHSVVLALCCVAFMVTYVWLYLSIVRFKVPRWLIYKK; translated from the coding sequence ATGCTGAGTCTTGCCATCGCCCTCGTCGTGTCGTTCGTCGCGACGCTGCTGATCGTCCGCTATGCGCACGTTCACGCCCGCTTCTCCGGCGATAGCGATGTCGCCGGGGTGCAGAAGTTTCACGTGCGCCCGGTGCCGCGCATCGGCGGTGTCGGCATTCTCGCCGGCCTGCTCGTCGCGGCCACCGCACTCGGCTTTTCCTACCCCAAGGTGTCGCGCGACATTCTGCTGCTCGTCGCCTGCGGCCTGCCTGCGTTTCTGTCCGGCTTCATCGAAGATCTGACCAAGAAGGTCTCGCCAACAGTGCGCCTCGTCTGCACGATGTTCGCTGCATTGCTCGCATGGCTCGTGCTCGACATTCACATCACCCGCATCGACATCGGCCCGGTCGACCGCGCCCTGATCGTGGCCGCCGTGTCAGTGCCGCTCACCGTGCTCTGCGTGGCGGGCATGGCTAATGCCGTGAACATCATCGACGGCTTCAACGGACTCGCCGCCATGGTCGCGATGATCATGTTCGCGTCGCTCGGCTATGTCGGCTTCCAGGTGCAGGACCCCATCGTGCTCACCACGTCGATGATCATGGTGGGCGCCATCCTGGGTTTCTTCATCTTCAACTTCCCCGGCGGACTGATTTTTCTCGGGGATGGCGGTGCCTATTTCCTTGGCTTCATGCTGGCCGAGATCGCCGTGCTGCTGGTCATGCGCAACCCGCAGGTCTCGCCCTGGTATCCCGCGCTGATGGTGATCTACCCGGCGTTCGAGGTGTGCTTCTCGATCTATCGCAAGCGCTTCGTTCGCGGCATGTCGCCCGGCATTCCCGACGGTGTCCACCTGCATATGCTGGTCTACAAACGACTGATGCGCTGGGCCGCCGGGGCGCGCACTGCGAGTGCGCTCACGCAGCGCAATTCGTTGACCTCTCCGTACCTTTGGCTGCTATGCTTGCTGGCAGTGATCCCGGCGACGGTCTTCTGGCGGCATAGCGTGGTGCTCGCACTATGCTGCGTCGCCTTCATGGTGACGTATGTGTGGCTGTACCTGAGCATCGTTCGCTTCAAAGTGCCGCGCTGGCTGATCTACAAGAAATGA
- a CDS encoding symmetrical bis(5'-nucleosyl)-tetraphosphatase, with amino-acid sequence MRDIYAIGDLQGCQTSFEQLLERLPQDADLWLAGDLINRGPRSLDTLRQVIALGERVTAVLGNHDLHLLAVAAGVRQAHGSDTLDDILNAPDRDALIDWVRRQPLAHLARGHLMVHAGVLPQWDAEQVVSLARDVETQLRGDDWKTFLSRMFGNQPDQWQPDLSDEDRRRLTINALTRMRFCSADGRIDFKIKEGADASTETLKPWFDAPGRRTAGVTMIFGHWSALGLVMRDNILGLDTGCVWGGKLTAVKLADSPAGRELIQIDCPQIRDPLAFADKKRGKMKTADKAEDALKAAKAEKLDKFGKVEKAARKLEKAAKADKADKAEKADKGDKGSKRKAQ; translated from the coding sequence ATGCGTGACATCTATGCCATCGGCGACCTCCAGGGTTGCCAAACGTCGTTTGAACAACTGCTCGAGCGCCTCCCCCAGGACGCAGATCTCTGGCTTGCCGGTGATCTGATCAATCGTGGCCCGCGCTCGCTCGATACACTGCGCCAGGTCATCGCATTAGGTGAGCGCGTCACCGCCGTGCTCGGTAATCACGATCTGCATTTGCTGGCTGTGGCCGCAGGCGTGCGTCAGGCGCATGGCAGCGACACCCTCGACGACATTCTCAACGCGCCCGACCGCGACGCGCTCATCGACTGGGTGCGCCGTCAACCGCTGGCCCATCTCGCCCGCGGGCATTTGATGGTGCACGCCGGTGTGCTGCCGCAGTGGGATGCCGAGCAGGTCGTCTCGCTCGCGCGCGATGTCGAGACACAACTGCGCGGCGACGACTGGAAGACATTCCTCTCGCGCATGTTCGGCAATCAGCCCGATCAGTGGCAGCCTGACCTGAGCGACGAAGACCGCCGCCGTCTCACGATCAACGCGCTCACGCGTATGCGCTTTTGCTCGGCCGACGGACGGATCGACTTCAAGATCAAGGAAGGTGCCGACGCCTCGACCGAGACGCTCAAGCCGTGGTTCGATGCCCCGGGCCGCCGCACGGCAGGCGTCACGATGATCTTCGGGCACTGGTCGGCGCTCGGGCTGGTGATGCGCGACAACATCCTCGGTCTGGACACAGGCTGCGTCTGGGGCGGCAAGCTCACGGCGGTGAAACTCGCCGACTCACCCGCCGGACGGGAGCTGATTCAGATCGACTGCCCGCAGATTCGCGACCCGCTTGCCTTCGCCGACAAGAAACGCGGCAAGATGAAAACGGCCGACAAGGCCGAGGACGCACTGAAGGCCGCGAAAGCCGAAAAGCTGGATAAGTTCGGCAAGGTCGAAAAGGCCGCGCGCAAGCTGGAGAAAGCCGCAAAGGCAGATAAGGCCGACAAAGCTGAAAAAGCTGACAAAGGCGACAAAGGGTCGAAGCGCAAAGCCCAGTGA
- a CDS encoding lysophospholipid acyltransferase family protein: protein MLLIKKLRLGLHLARGMLTAATLFPFLSQPQKDRRIRAWSQKLLKLCGMRLEVEQHAPVPEGGVMLLCNHVSWIDIFALNAWQPVRFVAKAEIRHWPLVGWLCVQTRTIFLQRERRADARRIMHYLADCLRDGDVITVFPEGTTTDGRSLLPFHANLLQAPVTTGKPVQPMCLFYTDAASGRHTMAPAYIGETSLIESIDMILRAPPMTVRLSIGAPQYPKDGEHRREFTLGAQQAVGAALQGFLPEAVLPESGSVGSRASGLGDDESDAVQAVQA, encoded by the coding sequence GTGCTGTTGATCAAAAAACTTCGTCTTGGCCTGCATCTCGCGCGCGGCATGTTGACTGCAGCGACGTTGTTTCCATTTCTGTCGCAGCCGCAGAAAGATCGTCGCATCCGCGCGTGGTCGCAGAAGCTGCTGAAACTGTGCGGCATGCGTCTGGAGGTGGAGCAGCATGCGCCGGTGCCGGAAGGGGGCGTGATGCTGTTGTGCAATCACGTTTCTTGGATCGACATCTTTGCGCTGAATGCGTGGCAACCGGTGCGTTTCGTCGCCAAGGCGGAGATTCGCCACTGGCCGCTGGTCGGCTGGTTGTGCGTGCAGACGCGTACGATCTTCCTGCAACGCGAGCGGCGTGCCGATGCGCGCCGCATCATGCATTACCTGGCCGATTGCCTGCGTGACGGCGACGTCATTACCGTCTTTCCTGAGGGCACGACGACGGACGGCCGCAGTCTGCTGCCGTTTCATGCGAATTTGTTGCAGGCGCCGGTCACGACGGGCAAGCCGGTCCAGCCGATGTGCCTGTTCTATACGGACGCGGCAAGCGGACGCCACACGATGGCCCCGGCCTATATCGGCGAGACGAGCCTGATCGAATCCATCGACATGATTTTGCGCGCGCCGCCGATGACGGTGCGTCTGTCGATCGGCGCACCGCAATATCCGAAGGACGGCGAGCATCGTCGCGAGTTCACATTGGGCGCGCAGCAGGCCGTCGGTGCCGCATTGCAGGGCTTCCTGCCCGAAGCCGTGTTGCCGGAGAGTGGCTCGGTCGGTTCGCGTGCGTCGGGACTGGGTGACGACGAAAGCGATGCCGTGCAGGCGGTTCAGGCCTGA
- a CDS encoding dihydroorotase, which yields MKLHLKGGRVIDPATRLDRVQDVFIADGELLTLDASPADFTAERTVDAKGLVVVPGLVDLSARRMTAASEATAALAGGVTRVVCPPDTDPVLDEPDLVEMLQLRARATYLAQVHPLGALTVGLAGRELTEMAQLTQAGCIGLSQANAAMADNRTLLRALQYAGTFGLTVWLRPQDAALAAGGVAASGAVASRLGLVGIPVAAETIALHTILELVRVTGTRVHLCRLSSAAGLALVRAAKAEGLPITCDVAAHHLHLTDMDIGYFDAQYRLDPPLRSQRDREAVREAARDGTIDAVCSDHTPLAPDARLVPFAEAEPGATGLELLLSLVLKWAEESRVPLVDALARVTHGPGQRLTAVAPGAGRLSPGHAADVCVFAPSTYWTVSAPQLRSAGHNTPFLGYELPGQVRLTLVGGRVAYEAPCV from the coding sequence ATGAAACTGCATCTGAAGGGTGGGCGCGTAATCGATCCTGCAACGCGTCTCGACCGCGTACAGGACGTCTTTATCGCCGACGGCGAACTGCTGACGCTCGATGCATCGCCAGCCGACTTCACGGCCGAGCGCACCGTCGACGCGAAAGGACTGGTCGTCGTGCCGGGCCTCGTCGATCTGTCCGCACGGCGCATGACGGCGGCAAGCGAAGCGACGGCGGCCCTCGCCGGTGGCGTGACGCGCGTGGTGTGCCCGCCCGACACCGATCCCGTACTCGACGAGCCGGACCTTGTGGAGATGCTGCAACTGCGCGCCCGCGCAACGTATCTCGCGCAGGTTCATCCGTTGGGTGCGTTGACGGTCGGTCTCGCAGGCCGCGAACTCACCGAAATGGCGCAACTGACGCAAGCCGGATGCATCGGTCTGTCGCAGGCGAACGCCGCAATGGCCGACAACCGCACGCTGCTGCGCGCGCTGCAATACGCTGGCACATTCGGGCTGACGGTCTGGCTGCGGCCGCAGGATGCCGCACTCGCGGCGGGCGGCGTGGCCGCAAGCGGCGCGGTGGCGTCGCGTCTCGGGTTGGTAGGCATTCCGGTCGCGGCCGAGACCATCGCGTTGCATACCATTCTCGAACTCGTTCGCGTGACGGGCACGCGCGTGCACCTGTGCCGTCTGTCGTCGGCGGCAGGTCTCGCGCTCGTGCGTGCGGCGAAAGCCGAAGGATTGCCGATCACGTGCGATGTCGCCGCGCACCATCTCCATCTCACGGACATGGACATCGGGTACTTTGATGCGCAATACCGGCTCGATCCGCCGCTGCGCTCGCAACGCGATCGCGAAGCCGTGCGTGAAGCCGCGCGAGACGGTACGATTGACGCCGTTTGCTCGGACCATACGCCGCTTGCGCCCGACGCTCGTCTCGTCCCCTTCGCCGAAGCCGAGCCAGGGGCAACGGGCCTCGAACTGCTCCTGTCGCTGGTGTTGAAGTGGGCCGAGGAGTCGCGGGTGCCACTCGTCGACGCGCTCGCCCGAGTGACGCACGGTCCCGGCCAGCGATTGACGGCGGTGGCACCGGGAGCTGGTCGTTTGTCGCCGGGCCACGCGGCGGATGTCTGCGTGTTCGCGCCGTCGACTTACTGGACCGTGTCTGCGCCGCAGTTGCGCAGCGCCGGTCATAACACCCCGTTTCTGGGATACGAACTACCGGGCCAGGTACGGCTCACGCTGGTCGGTGGCCGCGTGGCGTACGAAGCCCCTTGCGTCTAG
- the ruvX gene encoding Holliday junction resolvase RuvX, producing MTAGKTAGSSTVLGFDYGERRIGVAIGNLMLREARALTVVANLNRDVRFAEMGKLIAEWQPELIVVGLPCHPDGTPHEMTQQAKRFGNQLNGRFDVPVVWVDERYSSVAAAAALAEAGVKVSQKTSLDAEAARIILQQYFDEHVPA from the coding sequence ATGACCGCTGGCAAGACGGCGGGCAGTTCCACGGTGCTTGGTTTCGATTACGGCGAGCGCCGTATCGGGGTTGCGATCGGCAATCTGATGCTGCGCGAGGCGCGCGCTCTCACGGTCGTCGCCAATCTGAATCGCGACGTTCGCTTCGCCGAAATGGGCAAACTCATCGCCGAGTGGCAACCCGAGCTCATCGTCGTAGGCCTGCCGTGCCATCCGGACGGCACGCCGCACGAGATGACCCAGCAGGCCAAGCGCTTCGGCAATCAACTCAACGGGCGGTTCGACGTGCCTGTGGTCTGGGTCGACGAGCGCTATTCGTCGGTGGCCGCTGCGGCGGCGCTGGCCGAGGCGGGCGTCAAGGTCTCGCAAAAGACGTCGCTCGACGCCGAAGCCGCCCGCATCATCCTCCAGCAGTACTTCGACGAGCATGTGCCTGCCTGA
- a CDS encoding YqgE/AlgH family protein translates to MPNDRINLTNQFLIAMPGMADPTFSGTVVYLCEHSEKGAIGLVINRPTDIDLASLFERLDLKLEIDPLAHQPVFFGGPVQTERGFVLHDATGTPYSSSLSVPGGLEMTTSKDVLEAVANGQGPNRFLLTLGHSGWSAGQLEDEISRNGWLTVAADPGIVFDVPPAERFDAALALLGVTSSMLSADAGHA, encoded by the coding sequence ATGCCGAACGACCGTATCAACCTTACCAATCAGTTCCTCATCGCCATGCCGGGCATGGCTGATCCTACTTTTTCCGGCACCGTCGTCTATCTGTGCGAGCACAGTGAAAAGGGCGCGATCGGGTTGGTGATCAACCGTCCGACCGACATCGATCTCGCGTCGCTGTTCGAGCGGCTCGATCTCAAGCTGGAAATCGATCCCCTTGCGCATCAACCGGTCTTCTTCGGCGGCCCGGTGCAGACCGAGCGCGGCTTTGTGCTGCACGACGCCACGGGCACGCCATACAGTTCGTCGCTGTCGGTGCCGGGCGGTCTGGAGATGACCACGTCCAAGGACGTGCTCGAAGCCGTCGCCAATGGCCAGGGACCGAACCGCTTCCTGCTCACGCTGGGCCATTCGGGCTGGAGTGCAGGGCAACTGGAAGATGAAATCAGCCGTAACGGCTGGCTGACGGTGGCGGCCGATCCGGGCATCGTGTTCGATGTGCCGCCGGCTGAGCGTTTCGACGCTGCGCTGGCGCTGCTTGGCGTCACGTCGTCGATGCTGTCCGCCGACGCGGGTCACGCATGA
- a CDS encoding rubredoxin — protein sequence MEYKSWMCLICGWIYDEEAGLPDEGIAPGTRWEDVPINWTCPECGARKEDFEMVQI from the coding sequence ATGGAATACAAGAGCTGGATGTGCCTCATTTGCGGCTGGATTTACGACGAAGAGGCAGGATTGCCCGACGAGGGCATTGCGCCCGGTACGCGCTGGGAAGACGTGCCGATCAACTGGACCTGCCCGGAGTGCGGCGCTCGTAAGGAAGACTTCGAGATGGTGCAGATCTGA